The Syngnathus scovelli strain Florida chromosome 7, RoL_Ssco_1.2, whole genome shotgun sequence DNA window aaaaaaaaatgccaggaaggaaaatcatttttaatatcagataaaaaaaaaagtgtttaactTGTtatctattttttgttttgctttttactattattaattaatttgtatttattcatattatttctatacttttatattattttttatttattatatttattttgttttgctttttactattgttaattaatttttatttatttacatgatttatatatttttatattattttttattattatatttattatttatcatttaatttatatttattacatttattttcctttagCAACAATGCTAGCACCATTTGCGACGATGCTAACCTGAGAAGAGTTGATATGGGCCAACACCACCTGCAGGGTGACGTTGGTGTACGATTTTTCATAAGGGTGTCCAGACGGCGGCGTGTGCAGGTCAAAAAGAACGCGTCGGCCGCTGCGCGACGCCACGTCCAGGAAGTCGGCCAACAAGGGAATGGATTGGTTCTTCGCCTGCTTGCGGTCTGCCTCACTCAGGGAAGACGCGCTGCCAAATGGATCCTTCTgtaacagagaaaaaaaaaatccttcagaATCGGAATCTCATGCTACAAATCAGATTTTATCCATTTTGTGTGCAGGTTTTTCTTACAGATAAGAACCATTCGCCAGCGTTCAGCTGCTGTAGCTCAGCCCAGGTGAACATGGAGGCTTCCAAGTGCGTTCTGTTTGGGAAAACCTCGGCGACGTTGGTGGTTCTCCTCAGGGTCAAGTCGTGCATCAGGAAGGGAACGCCATCATAGCTGCAGAGCGcaaacacaacaataataaacatttaCGATTACCACAATATTCTTATTAATAAAGAATTATATTGACTTGTGCCGAGGAACTGcgattagacaaaagtagtgctttgacgCCATTTTGGTGCCGAGGAACTATAGTGGCGTAAGATGAAGAGCGTCATCAAATTAGCATACAAATACATAAAGAAGACAATCACAAGCCTAATTTACTCGAGCTAACTCCAAAAACTCATTTGGGGCACTCGCCACTTTAAAGCAACACCGAGGCCCGCGCCGTGCTAATAATCCTGTTTTGTTTTCCGGCCGTGATGCGGTGCGCTAACCCGCCAGGAGTTGTTGGCGCGAGAGAGGGCTAAATGGATTAGCGTGGCGCTAATCATCTTAGTGACCTGGGCAACACGCTAGCATCAGGGCACAGCATATCCGCTCAATCGCCACCCACGAGGCTTTGGCGTTAATTTTAGCAGCCAGAGAGAACATAAGCTGACCCCAATCCTGTATTTGTTTGGCATAAAAGTGAAAAAGCGTAGTACCTAATAGTCACATCAGTCTCCAGTCCATCTCCTCCAGCCTCCACCGCCTTCTCAAAGGACATGAGCGTGTTCTCTGGAGCCAGCTGACCCAAAAGAACCACAAGAATCACTCCTGACCCTTCGTACATGGGAGTGCCTCGGCCGTCTCACCATGGGCGCCCCCCTGTGTCCGATGAGTGTCGGGGCGGCTCCCAGCGTGGCCTCCTCTCTAATGCACGGCGAGTACATCCCCAACGGGACCAGGTAGAGAGAGAACAGACCGGACAGGTAGAGGCCAAGAACAGCAACCTGACGCACTGGCGGGGAAGATTTTTGTTTCGATTATAAAATGCAGtatgttaaaaacaaacaagaagaaATTTACATTGCGTAACTTTAGTGTAGTACCACGTTATGCCACTAGATGAAGCCAGGCAGCATTTGAGGCTCTATAAAAtgtatgctttgttttaaacatatGTCAAATTCCCTGTTGATTGAATAACATCTGATTTGATAATGTTAAAAAGCTATTTATAAACCCACAGACCAGTATGATAGCATACCTCTCTTGTTCATGCGGAAGAAATGTAAAGCGACGGGCCAGGAGATAGTCAACATGACAAAAACGGCAGCGACGTGGAGCACAGGTGCCGTGACCTGATGACGGATAACACAATGAGCCACTGATgagtaagtctttttttttttttttttttttttaaatgtcaaccTGAAGAGAAAGCAGCAGCGTGGTCCATTCATTGCTCCACAGGTGGGACACGATGATCATGGCGAGCATGTAGAAAGCCAAAGTCACCATGATGCCAGTCTGACACAAGTGGTAACCAATTTATCAGTTAATACAAAATAtatatgatgaataaaataacttctttttttttttttttttttaaataatctacCTTGTGGCTCCAGTGAAGGTACAACCGTTGGCTCTCAGACAGAAGACACACGGCCAACACCTAAGTGATATTTATACatctcacattattgttatttagacaaataaaacacatttaaaaaagttctttactgttttttttttttttggtatgatccttttgaaatatttttgtgaGCATATCATACCAGCAGGAGCGCCATGTACGTGAAGAGTGCAGCAACCACCACAAGCAAAACCAGCGACCACGGGAACCAGAAGCCAAAAATGCCAAAGCTGAACCTACGATGGGAAGCCAAAATTAAATCTCTGTTTGGAGGACAAAAATAGTTTGTGTGTCATGCTGAGAACTCACCAGTCAAAGTCATTGTAGTCATTTTGGGCTTCGATCCAAAAATATAGGAACACAAAGCTCACCAAGAAAGTGAGGATCAGGAGGCCGAAACTGCTGCACTCCACCTTGaatacaaaaaataacaaaCCTCAATTTAAATTGGAATTGTATTTaatttactgaaaaaaaaatctagtcaaataattttgaaatcaacaaattgatttaatatgaaataaatgattttttttaattgtgaaaATTAATATTGTGTCTATACCTTGCTGCAGCAGCACTCTCCCGGCTGGACTCGAGCTCTCTGGTACCGTCGCCATTGGCAACCGTACAAGCCGGCCAGGCAGGAGACAAAGGGCTGGTGTTCATACCTGAAAACAGACCCCGACACGTTGGGGCGCGCTCACGAGTGGACCGAAGCGAGCTTGACGACGGGGCTACCTTTGCAGCAACTGCCGCCGCACCACCTTGAGCTTCCCCAGCTTCGAAACGGTCACGGGACACCCTCAGCCGTCGGCCAGCATCACACGCCGACGAGGATGCGCCACAGACTCCAAATGTCTCCACTTTGGAATCTTCACCTGAGAAAACAAGTCACTAACATCATCTTTTCTGACTTCCTCTTCAAAGTGGTGCATGGGTCCTTGAATGCATCCTGCAAGCTGATTCAAGTGGAGTCTTTGCACGTTGCTATGGCAACCGTGACATCACGTTtttactgctgctgctgggaaGGAGGGAGGAGACGACAGAGTGGCAGATGGATGAATAAAGATCGGCaggagttgtaaaaaaaaaaaaaaaaaatggtgatgaACATGCGATAAAACTCAAAGAGGTCTGCAAAGAATTTTCTCTGAGGCTGATGAgaacaaaaaattaaatccaaattagacattTTCCTCATAAAATACAACCAATATGCATATAGGAGCTCAAAATTGAAGTACATTCGATTGTGCGGACGCTAGTAGGAGACAGGACGCATGATACAATGGtcctctgtgtttgtgtgtgtgtgtgtgtgtgtgtgtgtttgtttgcattgCTGTTAATTTCTGTAGCTACGTTGTGTGAGAGAAACATTAAGTGAttgtaattaaaaatgaatacgTTAACAGACTTAAAAGTGGGATTTTAGTAAGCTCCTTACAACAAACGAACGGGCGCTTGATTTGTTGTGAGCctatgatgacaaaaaaaaaaaagtagaagatAAAAGAGTACAAAGAGATAGATAGAGTAAAGAGTTAACAAGAGGAAATAAAAGACAAGAGTTccaagtgtgaaaaaaaaattccagttgCGAACTTGGCAGCTACTCGCTGCATGGCCAATTAAGCAATTTAGGTGTGTTGGAATGTCTGTCGTTTGGAGACAATGGATGGctggtaaataaaataaaatatatatgtataaacaaGATCAGAAACTGATCGACTGTTTTGCTGAGTAACTTGAAATGAACTATGATCAGATCCACAAAAACATCTCAAAgccaagaacaaaaaaagacaCAGGGAAGTTGAATATAATTTCCAGTTTGATATCATTTTCTTTAAGTCTGATGGGCACTTTGAAATGCCTGCTTTGATAATGCAGCAAGTGACGCCAGTTTGATTCAGCAACATGAAGATTGGTAGAAAGGTCTCACATGAGCTGTGCAGACGCGGAAAAGAAAAGTGTGAAAAATGGATAAGAACAAAAATCTGCCAACAAAGACAAATTCACTAAACATCAAATCTGGTAgaccgacaaaaaaaaataaataaaaaaatggcaaGAGACAGAAATCATTTTGATTTAATTCATTGCATATTTCTATTTAAACTTGATGCAATATTATGCGCAAATACATTTCTGAATGTGCACTTTTTATATCTACCTAAATAAAGCAATTTCTTGCCGTTTCATGAGCGCTAACAATTAGATGACGTAAAATCAGCAGAGATTCACGCAGTTAGCTAAACAGTAAAGTATATGAACAGTCGTCATTTTTGCGGCACAATCGTTTGTTTACCCTGCACAACGTTAACCGGCTTGTTCGACGTTTAAATATCAATAAATGACAATAAGCGAGCACGATTCTAAATTTTAGCAAGAGAAATGTTCAGAAATCATCCTTACCGAAATGCACCACCGACTGACGCTGCTGTTGTATTTCGATGAGATCCAagcgcgccgccgccgcagtGGCCGAGTGCCCGTGCGCGTCGAGGAAGGGCGCGCGGATACTGCCACCTTGAGATGATGGtgaagaaaaactttttttttttttttttaactattgaacacaaaatatataaatatgagaTTCGGGGTGCGTTCCACCTTAACAAATCTTGAAAAAAAAGGTGCTATATATCAAAATTAAATCAGGTTTGGAAACCGTTTGAAATAATTCGAACCATTATCACGTACCTTCAGGAGGAGAACTTAGGAACCTCTGGTATGTGTTATTGCGGTGATGCAAAATACATATTTGACAATATGACGCATTTTCAGATAATGTGGCGTATAATTGGGCATGACAAAGCTTCGCGTCGTTACGTCGGGCACAAGCTATACGTTCTGAGCGCGTAATGAACTCGCAAGCAGTATTTCCATGGAACCTCAGTGCAGACACTCATTTCCGATAGTTCTATGCAGGCAACGTTTGCAGTTAGCTTCATTACGTAAAAAGTGCGGTGCGAGCTAAACCATTAGCAAAAATATCGAAAGAGATACGCCAGTGCGCTGTACCGGCCTGGCTCACCGACGTGCCCACTTGGCGGCCATGTTGGGAGGGGCGACGTTCCCATTAAATGCAATAACTTAAGTTTGTCATTTCCTAATCAATTTTCATGAGGTTGACG harbors:
- the gdpd4a gene encoding glycerophosphodiester phosphodiesterase domain-containing protein 5 isoform X1, whose translation is MALLLVLAVCLLSESQRLYLHWSHKTGIMVTLAFYMLAMIIVSHLWSNEWTTLLLSLQVTAPVLHVAAVFVMLTISWPVALHFFRMNKRVRQVAVLGLYLSGLFSLYLVPLGMYSPCIREEATLGAAPTLIGHRGAPMLAPENTLMSFEKAVEAGGDGLETDVTISYDGVPFLMHDLTLRRTTNVAEVFPNRTHLEASMFTWAELQQLNAGEWFLSKDPFGSASSLSEADRKQAKNQSIPLLADFLDVASRSGRRVLFDLHTPPSGHPYEKSYTNVTLQVVLAHINSSQVLWLSSNDRHLVHAAAPDLVQTSAERLSIQKLMNEHIATLNLHYSKMSQQQISKYGSANISTNLFVISQPWLYTLAWCAGAQSVTTNSIHILAKIRKPLFLMTPEEYNMIWILTDVISAVLVVSIFIFHWWRERGLPYLSGSRQAHENGPYSKFRTDSLEPFCSRWSPFHSDPTSGSLISLSLVFNPSHPA
- the gdpd4a gene encoding glycerophosphodiester phosphodiesterase domain-containing protein 5 isoform X2; this encodes MALLLVLAVCLLSESQRLYLHWSHKTGIMVTLAFYMLAMIIVSHLWSNEWTTLLLSLQVTAPVLHVAAVFVMLTISWPVALHFFRMNKRVRQVAVLGLYLSGLFSLYLVPLGMYSPCIREEATLGAAPTLIGHRGAPMLAPENTLMSFEKAVEAGGDGLETDVTISYDGVPFLMHDLTLRRTTNVAEVFPNRTHLEASMFTWAELQQLNAGEWFLSKDPFGSASSLSEADRKQAKNQSIPLLADFLDVASRSGRRVLFDLHTPPSGHPYEKSYTNVTLQVVLAHINSSQVLWLSSNDRHLVHAAAPDLVQTSAERLSIQKLMNEHIATLNLHYSKMSQQQISKYGSANISTNLFVISQPWLYTLAWCAGAQSVTTNSIHILAKIRKPLFLMTPEEYNMIWILTDVISAVLVVSIFIFHWWRERGLPYLSGSRQAHENGPYSKFRTELSDVWSISSVNAAQDQLTTPAHFHLPTIVEE